Within Arcobacter lacus, the genomic segment AAGTGATGCTATATTTGATAAAATGGATGAAAAATCTTTTTGTACTTTAAATATGAATAAACAAGATTATAGATGGAATATTGCAAGTATGGAATCTCATATTCATTCTACAATATATACAAATATTCATGAAGCAAAATATATAGCTTTTGGTATGCCAATCTACACTACTGCATATACTTTAGTTCATGATAAGATAATTTTTGAAGATTTTTTTGGGAAAACTTTTTTTGGAGAAATTTCTATTTATAATCCAGGTGATTTTTCAACTTGGTATAAAAGAAATGCTCTTGAAATTACAAAATATTTAAAAGAATCAGAACATAATTTGATGGTTATAAAAGGTGTAGGAACTTACGTATATGATAGAGATGTTTATGAATTAGTTAAAAAAATAGCTATTCTTGAAAACTCTTGTAGACTTTTAAGTATAAAAAGTTCTTTTGAATAAAAAAGATACAGAAAAGATAAAAAATTTATTTGCTAAAGCCCGAACTTTTAGCTATTTCAAAGCTTAAATACTATAAAGTTTTCTCGATTTAATTTTATACAAGGAGTTCTCCAATGAACAAAGCAGAGTTTATCGATGCAGTAGCTGCAAAAGCTGGTTTATCTAAAAAAGATGCAAAAGGTGCAGTTGATGCTGTATTAGATACTATTACTGAAGCATTAGTAAAAAAAGAATCTGTAAGCTTTATCGGATTTGGTACATTCGCAACAGCTGCTAGAGCAGCTAGAACAGCAAAAGTTCCAGGTACAACTAAAACTGTAGATGTTCCTGCTACAACTGTTGCTAAATTTAAAGTTGGAAAAGCTTTAAAAGAAGCAGTAGCTAAATAATTTCTTTTAAAAAGTAAGTTCATCTGCTACAGATGAACTTACTTTTTTTTCTCTAAAATCATGTGCCGCTATGGTGAAATTGGTAGACACAAGGGATTCAAAATCCCTCGCCTTTGGTGTGTCGGTTCGAGTCCGACTAGCGGTACCACTATCAGATATTATTTATTTAATAACTTTAATAATTTCATTTAAACTTTTTTCTATTTCATCCTCATTTATACCATTTTGCATAGCATTTTCTTTCACATCACCTTGAAATATTTTTTCAATAGTTCCATTAGCTAAAAGCTTATAAACAAAATATCTGTTTTGTTTATTATCATTTAATCCAAAGGAATTAATAAAACTTCCATTAGAATCATTTATCAAAGGTATTTTAGAGTCTTTATACATTTTTTCCAATTCATCATCAACTGCAATTTTTTTAATAAGCCAAGGAGCTTCAGATATATTCGCAACTAAAACGATATTATTTTTATCAACTTTTTTGTATAAATCCTTAAATACAATCAAAGAATCGTGATTTAAAACTACAATATATTTTTCTTCTCCAAGCTTAAATAATGTATCAATTTTTGAATAAGATTTATTTCCAACAATATCAAAATATTGTGGTATAGAATCTATTGTCAAATTTTTATTTTTACTTATTTTATTTTCTGGTAAAGTTAAATACACTAATAATGCAAAACCAACTATCCCTAAAAATATAACTTTCAATGTATTTTTCATATGTTTTCCTTTTGTTTTTTTGCCCATCTTGAAAATAGCCTATAATTTGTAATATTTTTATCTAAACTTTTTTGATTTACTACATTTTCAACCAAACAATTTGCAAGATATAAAGATAAAACAAACCCTCTTCCTCCAACACCATTTAAAGTGTAGAGATTTTCAAGCATGATTAAATTTTCATCTTTTATATGTGTTCCATTTTTTATATGAGGATATTTTTTTATACTATTTTTAGAATCTACAAGTCTTCCAACCATTGGAAAATAATCAATACTTGAAGCTCTTGCACCAATCTTAACATCTACAACTTCAACATTTTCCAATATTTTTATATCATTTGCTTTTTTTAACAGTTTTTCAATATCAGATTCTATAATTTCTTTAGTTTTTATATTGTGTTCTAATTTATTTATATTTGCTAATTTTAAATTATAACTTGTTTCACTCATATCTTGCGTAAATCTATTGTGCGTTGCACCAATTGAAACTAAATATTTACCATTTTCAAGTTTTTTACTTTTAGATAAAGAACACTCTTTATGATAATTTATTTCTACTTTCGTAGAAGTTAAAACATCAATTTTTTGTCCCCAAACTGCTCTTATATCAAAGTAATTTTCATTTACTAAAGAGATATCTGCACCTGTTGCTAAAAAAAGATTTTTTGCTTTTATTTCATCATTTATAAACCAATCTTTTTCAATTTGTTCTATTTTTTTTACTTCATAGTTAAAAAGTTTTTCTATATTATTTGTCAATTTTTTACAAATTCCATAAGGATTTATAACACTTCCTATAGGGAAAAAATATCCACTTTCAAACTTTTCAAACTCAAAATCCATATAAGGAATATAACTTTGAAATTTTTTTTCATCTTCTTCATTTTTTGGAATTCTACAAGTTCCAAAATTTTGTAACTCTTCACTAAAATTGTTTTTGTAATAATCTATAGAAAAATTTAAAGCTTTTGTCACTAAATCTTTGAAATCATTAGGTTTTCCTAAAAGTGGAGATAAAAATGCACCAGCAGCTCCACTTGCTCCATAAGCTACATCCTCATTTTTATCTATAAGTAAAATTGAATTTGAGTATTTCTTCAAAAAATGAACTATCGAACAACCTGCAATTCCAGCACCAATAACTACATAATCAAACTCTTTCATTCATCATCACTTAATTGAAAATTTGGTCTAAAATATGCTCGTCCACCTTTTAAACTTACACATTTATAATTTGGAAACTTTTTTTTATAATACCCTATTCTCTCTTTTGTTGTTTTCCCTGTGTCACAATAAAAAACAAAAACTGTATTTTTAGGATAATTGTTCATTTCATAAGGATTATAAGTTATCGTTTCAATAGTTTCAAGAGGTTTTAAAATTGTATCAATAACTACAACTTTTATCCCCTCTTTTTTTAATATTTTTTTATTTTTAAATAACTCTTCTTGCGTCCATTCATCTTTGGAAAACATATCTTATTAGCCTTTTTTATAATTATATTATTATATTACTTATTAAAAAAAAGTAATTTTTATTAAAATTTGGCTAGAATATAACACTATAATTAAAAATTAGGAAATATTTGAATGAAGATTTTAGTTACAGATGATTCTAAAATGGCAAGAAAAATGGTTATCAGAACTTTAGAAGAATCTACTATAAAAGATTTAGAAATTTATGAAGCACAAAATGGACAAGAAGCACTTGATTTATATAAAAAGATTTCTCCTAAAATTGTTTTTCTTGATCTAACAATGCCAATAATGGATGGATTTGAGGCTCTTGAAAAAATAAAAGAGTTTGATGAAAATGCAAAAGTGGTAATTATTTCAGCAGATATTCAAAAACTTTCTATGGATAGAGTAAGAGAACTTGGCGCTTTTAATTTTATTAAAAAACCTATTGATACATTAAAAATGCAACAAATTTTAGAAAAAATAGATGAAGTAGGATGATGGAAAATAAAATATATTTAACAGAAGATGAAAAAGACTGTTTACAAGAGCTTATGAATGTTGCTTATGGTAGTGCAACAGCTGCAATTACGGAAATTTTAGATGCTTTTGCAAAACTATCAATACCAAAAATTCAAATAATAAATGCAAATGAATTTCAATCTTATTTATCAAAAGAATTGAATTTGGAAGAAGAGCATTTAATATCTTTACAACAAATAAATGGCACAATCAACGGTGAAAATATGTTTGTAATAGATAAAAAATCAGCAAAGAATATTGCTTATAAATTTGGATTAGAAGAAGATGAAATAAATGATGAAGAGATATCAGACATTGTTTTGGAAATTACAAATATTTTATCTTCTTCAACTATTAGCAAATTAGCTGAAGATATAAATACTGATGTTTCTTTTTCTGCTCCAACAATAAATAATTTAACTTCAATAAATCAATTAAATAATTTATTTATTACTAAATATGAAAAAATAATAATAATTTCAACTCAATTGAATTTTGATGATTTAAATATTTCTGCAGAATTATTTATCCTTACAACTGATAATTCGATTTTATACATAAAAGAAAAATTAAAAAAGATATTGGATGAACTTTGAAATTAGACTCTAATAAATTTGATATAATTTGCAACACTGTAGACAATGGTATTATTCTTATAAATAAGAATTTAGAAGTTCTATTTTGGAATAAATGGTTAGAAATTAGAACCGGAGTTGCAGCTTCAGATATAAAAAATCAAAATTTAATAGATTTTTATCCAAATATTGATCACAAAAAATTAAAAAGAAAAATCACAACAGCTTTAAAACTAAACTCTTCTACTTTTTATACTCCACAGATGAGTGAATTTCTTATAAATATTGAATTAGGAAAAGTTGCAGATAAAGTTTTTAATAATATGCAACAAAGTATTACAATTACTCCTTTAGATTCAGAAAGTGAATTAGTAATTATCTATATTTATGATGTTACTATTTTATCTGAAATAAATTTTAAACTAAAAGAAGTAAAAGAAAAAGTTGAAGAAAAAAATGAAGAATTAAAACTTTTATTTGATACTACAATGGAAGCTATAATTCTATTCAAAGATGATAAAGTAGCTGATTGTAATAAAATTGCTATTGATCTTTTCAAGTATAGCTCAAAAAATGATTTAGTTGGTAAACACTTCGAAGAATTAATTTATAACAAAAAGATTTTAGAAGAAATCAATGAAAAACCAATTGAAACAACTATTATTAGAGAAGACAAAAGCTCTTTTAAAGCTCTAATAAACATAAAAGATACTCCTTTAAATTCTCAAATTTTCAAAATATTAACTATTATTGATATAAGTGAAATAAAAAGAAAAGAAAATCTACTTGCAGAACAATCAAAACTTGCTGCAATGGGTGAAATGATAGGAAATATTGCACATCAATGGAGACAGCCTTTAAATATTATTTCTATTGCAGCAACAAATGCTAAACTAAAAAAAGAGATGAATTTATTAACAGATGACATCTTACTTGATGCTTTGAAATTAATCTCAGATACAACTGAACATTTATCAAATACAATTGATGTTTTTACAGATTTCTTAAAAGAAGACAAAGAAAAATCACTATTTAATTTAAGTCAAAATATAAAAAATAATATTTCACTAATTGAAACTATTTTAAATGAAAATAAAATAAAAATTGAACTAGATTTAGATGATGAAATTTATATATACAATTTTTCAAATGAATTTAGTCAAGCTCTAATAAATATCTTGCATAATGCAAAAGATGCACTAAATTCAACTAAAAGTATAGATGAACTTAGATTAATAAAAATTTCTACAAAACAATTACTAAATAATATTGAAATTTCTATATCTGATAATGCAGGTGGAATAAATAAAGATATCATTGATAAGATTTTTGAACCTTATTTCACAACAAAACACAAATTTCAAGGAACTGGACTTGGTCTTTATATGACTCGAAAAATTATAAAATCTAGCATGAAAGGCGAAATTATCGCATCAAATGAAAGATTTACTTATAATCAGAGAAATTATGAAGGTGCTCACTTTAAAATTCTTTTACCAAACAATAGTTGATTGACATTGACTCAACCTTTTGATATAATTATCCTTTAAAAATTAAATATTTATATAATAATTATAGGATAATAAAATGGCAAAAAGTTTATATGAAACATTAGAAGTAAATGAAAATGCTAGTGCTGAAGAGATAAAAAAAGCTTATAGAAAACTAGCAAGAAAATATCATCCTGACGTAAATAAAGAAGCAGGAGCAGAAGACAAATTTAAAGAAATCAACGCAGCTTATGAAGTTTTAAGTAATCCAGAGAAAAAACAACAATATGACCAATATGGTGATTCAATGTTTGGAGGTCAACATTTCCAAGATTTTGCAAGATCACAAGGTTCAAATGTTGATTTAGATGAAATTCTAAGACAAATGTTTGGTCAATCTGGTGGATTTGGAAGTTCAGGATTTTCAAGAGGAGGATTCGGTGGATTTGGAGGGTTTAGTGAACCTGACTTAGATACTAATGCTCAAATAAATATTCCTTTTGATGTTTCAATCCTTGGTGGAAAACAACACATCTCATTAAACAGCGATTCATTTGATGTAAAAATTCCAGAAGGAATTGAAGATGGACAAAAAATTAGAGCAAAAGGAAAAGGAAAATCTTATCAAGGACAAAAAGGTGATTTAATTTTAAAAATTAATGTTGCAAAAAGTCCTGAATATACAAGAGAAGGTGATACTTTAACAAAATATTTTGATGTTCCTTTAAAAACAGCTTTATTTGGTGGAAAAATTGAGATAAAAACAATTCATAAAGATATTACATTAAAAGTTCCACAAAATACAAAACAAAATCAAAAATTTAGAGTAAAAGAACTTGGTGTTTTAAATAGAAAAACTGGAACAAGAGGCGATTTATACTTAAAAGCTAATATTGTTTTACCAAAACTTGAAGATTTAGATTCTGAATTGGTAAAAATGTTAGAAGCAAAGCTTCCTGAAAAATAAAAGGTTTTTTTATGGAAACAAATAGCTATATAGAACCGGTTTATTTAATCTCTGCTGTTGCAGAGATTTTAAATATTCATCCTCAAACTCTAAGACAATACGAAAGAGAAGGTTTAATAAAGCCTTCAAGAACAAATGGTAAAATAAGACTATATTCTCAAAAAGATATCGATCATATCAAATATGTTTTAACTTTAACAAGAGATTTGGGTGTAAATTTAGCTGGTGTTGATATTATCTTACAATTAAATAAAAGAATTGAAGAGTTAGAAAAAGATATGTACATTTATAAAAATAAAATTAAAAGTATAAATTCTCTTTCTGTCGTTCCAGATACAAAAGCTTTAGTTGTACAAAAATCATCTTTGAATATGGTTATTGTAAAAAAATAGAGATATTTAAAAAAACATTTAAATACTTCTATCCTTCAAAAGGATTATAAAGTGAAGAAAAAACTAACTATTGCACTCATTATTCTACTGATAAGTTTTATTTCTTATAAAATCTACTCAAATATATTTTTAAAAAATGAAAATAACCTCACATTCTATGGAAATATTGATGCAAGAACTGTAAATGTTGGATTTAGATTTTTAGGAAAAATTGAAAATATAACAAAAGATGAAGGTGAAATTGTCAAAAAAGACGAAATTTTAGTAAAACTTGATACAGCTAGTTTAGGAAAATCACTAGAAGAGTTGAACGAAAAGATTTTTGCATCAAAACTTGAACTATCAAAGTTACAAACAGGTTATAGACAAGAAGAGATTTTAGAAGCAAAAGCTGCAATGGAAGAAGCTATAGAAAATCTTAATAAAACAAAAGATACTTATAATAGACAAGCAAATTTATTTAAAACTAAATCAACTTCTGAAGAAAACTTTACAATTTCTCAACTAAATTATAAACAAGCTTTAGCAACTTTAGATAAAGCAAAAGCTCTTTATGAATTAAGAAAAAATGGTTATAGAGATGAAGATATAAAAATTCAAGAATCAAATTTAAAATCTTTAGAAATTCAAGCTGAAAAGCTAAAAATTGATTTAAATGATTCAATTATAAAAGCTCCAGTTGATGGAGTTATTCTTACAAGATTTAAAGAAATTGGTGCTATTACAAATGCTGGTGAAAGTATTTTAGAAATTGCAAAAACTGATGAATTTTGGGTAAGAGCATATATTGATGAAAAAAATCTAGGCAATATAAAACCTGGTTTGAAAATGTCTATTCAAACTGATTCGAGAGATGAAAATTATGAGGGAGCTATTGGATTTATTTCTCCAGTAGCTGAATTTACTCCTAAAAATATTGAAACTCAGGAATTAAGAGCTGATTTAGTTTATAGCTTTAGAGTTATAGTAAAAAATCCAGATGATAAGATAAGACAAGGTATGCCTGTAACTTTAAAAATAGTGCAAAATAATGCAAATAATTAGTGCTTCGAATTTAGAAAAAACCTTTACAGATAATACAAATGCTATAAAAAAAATAAACTTTTCTATTTTTAGTGGAAAAATAACGGGAATTGTAGGACCTGATGGAGCAGGAAAAACAACTTTAATTAGAATGCTTACAGGTTTATTAGCCCCTACTTTTGGTGAGCTAAAAGTTTTAAATTATAATATGCCAAATACTTCTAGCGATTTTTTACAACAAATTGGATATATGCCTCAAAAATTTGGTTTATATGAAGATTTAACTGTTTATGAAAATTTAAAACTTTATAGTGACTTACAAAATATTGAAAATTCCAATAATAGAATTGATGAACTTTTAACTTTTACTTCTTTAAAAAAATTTCAAGATAGATTAGCAGGAAAACTTTCTGGTGGAATGAAACAAAAACTAGGACTTGCATGTGCTTTAATAAAAAAACCAAAACTTCTTTTACTTGATGAACCAGGAGTTGGAGTTGATCCAATTTCTAGAATTGAACTATGGGAAATTGTACAAAAACTTTTAGAAGATGATATTGCAGTTGTTTGGAGTACTTCATATTTGGATGAGGCTCAAAATTGCGATGAAGTAATTTTATTAAATGAAGGAAATTGCCTTTATCAAGGAACTCCTCAAAATTTAAAAGAAAATATGAAAGATAGAGTTTTTTTAATAAGTGGAATATTTTTACAAAAAAGAGAAACTCTTACAAAAATTTTGGAACAAGATGAAATTTTAGATGCTGTTTTAGTTGGTTCAAAAATAAGAATTAATCTAAAAAAGAATACAACTTTGTCAAAAGAATTTATCTATAAACTTGGAGAAGATGTAAAAATAGAAGCAATTGAACCAATATTTGAAGATTGTTTTGTTGATATTTTAAATATAAAAACAAAAGCTCATTCACAACTTGTAGAAAATATGAAAAATATTGAAAAAAGTAGTTTAAAATTGATAGAAGCAAAAAGTTTAACTAAAAAATTTGGTAATTTCGTTGCAACTGATAATATAGATTTTGAGATAGGAAATGGTGAAATATTTGGATTTCTAGGTCCAAATGGTGCAGGAAAATCTACAACTTTTAAAATGCTTTGTGGTTTATTAACCCCTACTTTTGGAACAGCTAAAGTATTAGGAGAAGATTTATACAAATCAAATTCAAATATAAAAAACTCTATTGGTTATATGGCGCAAAAATTCTCTTTATATGGAAATTTAAAAATAAAAGATAATTTAGATTTTTTCTCAGGAATATATGGACTAAAAAACAAAAAAAGAGAAGAAAAAATAGAAGAGATGATAGAAATCTTTGATTTTAAAAACTATTTACATCTAAATGCAAATTCTTTACCTTTAGGAATAAAACAAAGACTCTCACTTGCATGTTCTGTTATGCATGAACCGAAAGTTTTATTTTTAGATGAACCAACTTCAGGAGTTGATCCAATCACTAGAAAAGAGTTTTGGACACATATAAATGGAATGGTTAAAAAAGGAGTTTCAATCATGGTAACAACTCATTTTATGGATGAAGCTGAGTATTGTGATAAGATAATGCTTATTTATAAAGGTAAAAATATAGCTAGTGGAACACCAGATGAATTAAAAGCTCTTGTTGGACCTAATGCATCTATGCAAGATGCTTTTATCACTTTAGTTAAAAAATATGATAAAGAAGATTTATAAATGAATTTAAAAAGATTAAAAGCTTTAACTTATAAAGAGAGTTTACAAGTTTTTAGAGATCCTAGTTCTATTTTAATAGCTTTTATTTTACCTTTGATTTTACTATTTTTAATGGGTTATGCAGTATCTCTTGATGCTAGAAAAATTCCAATAGCTATTATTTCTAAAAGTAATAGCGAATTATCTCAAAAATTAATTTCTTCATTTATTAGTTCAAACTTTTTCGAAGTTGATTTAAGTAAAGATAAAAATATCTATTTAGAACAAATGCAAAAAAGTAAAATAAAAGCCATTTTAACTTTAAATAATGATTTTGGTAAAAATTCTAAATACAATATTCAAATAATTACAGATGGAACAGAACCAAATGGTGCAGGATTAGCTCAAAATTATATTAGTGCAGTGATAAAACTTTGGGCAAAAGCAAATAATATTTATAATAAAGAAAATATCATTTTAGAATCAAGATATTGGTTCAACCCTCCTCTTTCAAGTAGATACTTTTTGCTTCCTGGTTCTATTGCTATAATCATGACTTTAATTGGTACACTTTTGACTGCACTTGTAATAGCAAGAGAATGGGAAAGAGGAACTATGGAAGCACTTATGGCAACTCCTGCAACTATGAGTGAAATACTTATAGGAAAACTCATTCCTTACTTTATTTTAGGAATGTTTTCTATGCTTTTGTGTTTTATTGTTGCATATTTTTGGTATGAGATACCATTTATGGGAAGTTTTTTTATTTTAATAATATTAAGTTCTATTTATCTTTTTTCATCTTTAAGTATCGGTTTACTCATTTCTACATTAGCAAAAAATCAATTTGTTGCAGCACAAATGTCATTGATTGTTGGATTTTTACCTGCATTTATACTTTCTGGTTTTTTATTTGAAATAGGAAATATGCCACAATGGCTACAATATATAACTTCAATAATTCCTGCTAGATATTTTGTTGAATCACTTCAAACAATATTTTTGGCAGGAAATATTTATGAAATTTTTATTTTTGATGCTTTTGTAATGATTTTAATATCAGCTTTACTTTTTGCATTTGTTTTAAAGAAATCAAAAAAGGCTTTATGATGTTTGAAAGACTATTTGCTTTAATAAAAAAAGAATTTCTAGCAATCAAAAATGATAAAAAAAGTCTAATGGTAGTTGTTCTTCCTCCAATTGTTCAAGTAATACTATTCTCTTTTGCTGCAACACTTGAAGTAAAAAACATAAATTTAGCTCTTTTGAATCAAGATGATAGTTATAAAAGTAAAGAGTTAATAAAAGATTTGGGAAGTTCAAGTTATATAAAATCTCTAAATATTGTAAAAAGCTATGAAGATGGAAAATATGAAATAGATAGACAAAAAGTTATTGCTTTTATAGTTATTCCCTCAGATTTTTCAAAAGATTTAGAAAAAGGAAGTTCAAAAGTTCAAGTTATTTTTGATGGAAGACGCTCAAATACTTCTCAAATTGTCGAGGGATATTTAAACCAAATAATTTTAAATCATTATAAAAAAGAGCAACTCAATAGTAAAATAAATATTATTTCAAGAAATTTTTATAATCCAAATTTAGAAAACTTTTGGTGGATTGTTCCATCATTATTTGCCTCAATTTCAATGGTTGTTGCTATGCTTTTAACTTCATTATCAATAGCAAGAGAGAAAGAATTAGGAACTTTTGAACAAATACTTGTATCTCCTCTTAGTTCTATTGAAATCTTACTAGGAAAACTTCTTCCTGCTTTATTTATAAGTGTTTTAGAATCAACATTTATACTTTTTGTAGCAATCTATTTTTTTGGAGTACCTTTAAATGGCTCAATTTGGTTATTATATTTAAGCGCAACTGTTTTTTTATTTTCTATGTCAGGAATTGGACTTTTTATATCATCAATTTCAAATACTCAACAACAAGCAATTTTAGGAAGTTTTGTAGTTATGTTACCATCTTTTTTACTTTCAGGTTTTGCAACTCCAGTATCAAATATGCCTCAATGGTTGCAACCATTTACAGATTTTATACCTTTAAAATATTATTTGGAATTGATAAAAGGGATATTTTTAAAAGATATTAGTTTTTCTATTGCCCTAACATACTTAACTCCAATGTTTTTATTTGGAGTTATATCTTTATTTGGGACAGTAATTTACTTTAAAAGAAAAAGAGCTTGATTATTGCTCATTTTCTTTTGAATCTAAAATAAACTCTTTATTTTTATAAATAGAATGAATAAATGCTAAAGTTATTGGAACAATAGCAAAAGTTGTTACAAGCATTGGTGGTAAGTGGTGAAATATTTGAACTAACATTGATAAAGATAAAAGTCCAATTGACCACATTGCACCATGTTCTAAATAGATATATTTTGATACAACATCTCTTTCAACCATATAAATTGTTAAAGACCTAACAGCCATAGCTCCAATACCAAGTCCTAACATAATAATCACTATATTTTGAGTAATTGCAAATGCTCCTAAAACTCCATCTAAAGAGAAACTCATATCGATAAGTTCAAGATACATAAAAGATATAAAACCACCACTTACTTGAGTTATTTTAGAATCTGATTCTTCTTCATTTCTATGTTCAATAAAACCTTTTAAAAACTCTATCATATAAAAAGCAATCACACCAATAATCATAGGTGCAAGAATTTCTATTTTATTTACATTAACCATATTATCGCCCATCACAACTTGATTTGGTGCTATATATGTAATTCCTAACATTAAAAATAAAATAAATAAAATCTTTACATCACCTATTTTAGATATTTTTGTAGCAAAATTTTCAATTGATTTTATCCAGTGTAAATCTTTATTCTCATCAAAAATAAATTTTAAAAATAACATCAATAAAAACATTCCACCAAAAGACATAATAACGTGGTGAGAACTCTCTATAATTCTTTCATATTCATCTGGATTTGTAACAGCAAGATTAAATGAATCTATAAATCCCATAGGTGTAGAAAAATATACAATCAATATTGGAAATACGAATCTTACTCCAAATACAGCAATAATCATACCCCAAATTAAAAATCTTTTTCTCCAAACAAGAGCCATTGTTGCTAAAATAGTTGCATTAACAACTGCATTATCAAAAGATAAAGATAATTCAAGAACAGAAAGAATTGTTCCTTGATAAACAGCAAAAAAACCACCATAAAGAAAAAGTAATATAGTAGCTATAAACCAAACGGCAAAAAAACCGTAAAAATATGAAATAATTGGTTTTTGTATCAAAATAAATCC encodes:
- a CDS encoding efflux RND transporter periplasmic adaptor subunit, with translation MKKKLTIALIILLISFISYKIYSNIFLKNENNLTFYGNIDARTVNVGFRFLGKIENITKDEGEIVKKDEILVKLDTASLGKSLEELNEKIFASKLELSKLQTGYRQEEILEAKAAMEEAIENLNKTKDTYNRQANLFKTKSTSEENFTISQLNYKQALATLDKAKALYELRKNGYRDEDIKIQESNLKSLEIQAEKLKIDLNDSIIKAPVDGVILTRFKEIGAITNAGESILEIAKTDEFWVRAYIDEKNLGNIKPGLKMSIQTDSRDENYEGAIGFISPVAEFTPKNIETQELRADLVYSFRVIVKNPDDKIRQGMPVTLKIVQNNANN
- a CDS encoding FAD-dependent oxidoreductase — protein: MKEFDYVVIGAGIAGCSIVHFLKKYSNSILLIDKNEDVAYGASGAAGAFLSPLLGKPNDFKDLVTKALNFSIDYYKNNFSEELQNFGTCRIPKNEEDEKKFQSYIPYMDFEFEKFESGYFFPIGSVINPYGICKKLTNNIEKLFNYEVKKIEQIEKDWFINDEIKAKNLFLATGADISLVNENYFDIRAVWGQKIDVLTSTKVEINYHKECSLSKSKKLENGKYLVSIGATHNRFTQDMSETSYNLKLANINKLEHNIKTKEIIESDIEKLLKKANDIKILENVEVVDVKIGARASSIDYFPMVGRLVDSKNSIKKYPHIKNGTHIKDENLIMLENLYTLNGVGGRGFVLSLYLANCLVENVVNQKSLDKNITNYRLFSRWAKKQKENI
- a CDS encoding class II aldolase and adducin N-terminal domain-containing protein; translation: MVDKDTIKLLSDLSFSMFSKNFFGIYHGAISSKLDQYNFMINTSDAIFDKMDEKSFCTLNMNKQDYRWNIASMESHIHSTIYTNIHEAKYIAFGMPIYTTAYTLVHDKIIFEDFFGKTFFGEISIYNPGDFSTWYKRNALEITKYLKESEHNLMVIKGVGTYVYDRDVYELVKKIAILENSCRLLSIKSSFE
- a CDS encoding DnaJ C-terminal domain-containing protein, producing the protein MAKSLYETLEVNENASAEEIKKAYRKLARKYHPDVNKEAGAEDKFKEINAAYEVLSNPEKKQQYDQYGDSMFGGQHFQDFARSQGSNVDLDEILRQMFGQSGGFGSSGFSRGGFGGFGGFSEPDLDTNAQINIPFDVSILGGKQHISLNSDSFDVKIPEGIEDGQKIRAKGKGKSYQGQKGDLILKINVAKSPEYTREGDTLTKYFDVPLKTALFGGKIEIKTIHKDITLKVPQNTKQNQKFRVKELGVLNRKTGTRGDLYLKANIVLPKLEDLDSELVKMLEAKLPEK
- a CDS encoding chemotaxis protein CheX; this encodes MENKIYLTEDEKDCLQELMNVAYGSATAAITEILDAFAKLSIPKIQIINANEFQSYLSKELNLEEEHLISLQQINGTINGENMFVIDKKSAKNIAYKFGLEEDEINDEEISDIVLEITNILSSSTISKLAEDINTDVSFSAPTINNLTSINQLNNLFITKYEKIIIISTQLNFDDLNISAELFILTTDNSILYIKEKLKKILDEL
- a CDS encoding sensor histidine kinase; translated protein: MKLDSNKFDIICNTVDNGIILINKNLEVLFWNKWLEIRTGVAASDIKNQNLIDFYPNIDHKKLKRKITTALKLNSSTFYTPQMSEFLINIELGKVADKVFNNMQQSITITPLDSESELVIIYIYDVTILSEINFKLKEVKEKVEEKNEELKLLFDTTMEAIILFKDDKVADCNKIAIDLFKYSSKNDLVGKHFEELIYNKKILEEINEKPIETTIIREDKSSFKALINIKDTPLNSQIFKILTIIDISEIKRKENLLAEQSKLAAMGEMIGNIAHQWRQPLNIISIAATNAKLKKEMNLLTDDILLDALKLISDTTEHLSNTIDVFTDFLKEDKEKSLFNLSQNIKNNISLIETILNENKIKIELDLDDEIYIYNFSNEFSQALINILHNAKDALNSTKSIDELRLIKISTKQLLNNIEISISDNAGGINKDIIDKIFEPYFTTKHKFQGTGLGLYMTRKIIKSSMKGEIIASNERFTYNQRNYEGAHFKILLPNNS
- a CDS encoding HU family DNA-binding protein; this encodes MNKAEFIDAVAAKAGLSKKDAKGAVDAVLDTITEALVKKESVSFIGFGTFATAARAARTAKVPGTTKTVDVPATTVAKFKVGKALKEAVAK
- a CDS encoding heat shock protein transcriptional repressor HspR; amino-acid sequence: METNSYIEPVYLISAVAEILNIHPQTLRQYEREGLIKPSRTNGKIRLYSQKDIDHIKYVLTLTRDLGVNLAGVDIILQLNKRIEELEKDMYIYKNKIKSINSLSVVPDTKALVVQKSSLNMVIVKK
- a CDS encoding response regulator, which codes for MKILVTDDSKMARKMVIRTLEESTIKDLEIYEAQNGQEALDLYKKISPKIVFLDLTMPIMDGFEALEKIKEFDENAKVVIISADIQKLSMDRVRELGAFNFIKKPIDTLKMQQILEKIDEVG
- a CDS encoding type 1 periplasmic-binding domain-containing protein, whose amino-acid sequence is MFSKDEWTQEELFKNKKILKKEGIKVVVIDTILKPLETIETITYNPYEMNNYPKNTVFVFYCDTGKTTKERIGYYKKKFPNYKCVSLKGGRAYFRPNFQLSDDE